Within the Candidatus Eisenbacteria bacterium genome, the region TGCACGCTGGGCGACGCGCTGTCCGAGGGCGGCTCGCTGCAGCACGTGGCGATGCTCATGGACGACGCGATCCCCCCGGGCGCGCCGATTCCCGACGCCTACCTGCACCGCGCGGTGGTCTGGGCGGTGATGCACGAGGTCGGGCACACGCTCGGCCTGCGCCACAACTTCCGCTCCAGCACCTCGACGCCCGACGACCGCCTGCAGGACAAGGCCTGGACGGAAGCGAACGGCCTCTACTCGTCGGTCATGGAGTACCCGAGCCCCAACATCGACTACACGCACCGGCAGCAGGGCGACTACTGGACGACCACGCCCGGCACCTACGACCTGTGGGCGATCCGCTACGGCTACACGCCGTCGAACGCGACCGATCCGGACTCCGACTACGCGTTCGCGCGCCGGATCGCCGACGAATCGCTGCAGGCCGGCCACGAGTACTCGACCGACGAGGACACCTACCCGGCGGACGCGCCCGACCCGCGTTCGAACATCTACGATCTCGGCAACGATCCGCTGCAGTTCGCGAAGGACCGCACGACCTACATCGCGGGTCTGTGGCGCAACCCGAAGCTCGAGGACCGCATCGTCGGCGGGAGCGGCGACCTGACCGCGCTGCGCCGGGCGATGGTCACGCTGCTGCAGCAGTACGGGATCGCGTCGGGCATGGCGGTCAAGTACCTCGGCGGCTCGTACCTCTCGCGCGTCGAGCGCGGCCAGCCGGGCGAGCGCGATCCGATCGTGCCGGTGCCGGCGGCGCTGCAGCGCGACGCGCTCGCGTTCCTCTCGCAGCGCGTGTGGGCGGCCGGCGCGCTCGACGCGCCGCCGGCGCTGCTCGACCGCATGGCGCCCAGCCGCTGGTCGCACTGGGGCATGGGCCCGGGCGGCGTGTTCGCGGGCCGGCAGGACTTCAACTGGAACGACTACGTGCTCGCGGTGCAGTCGGGGCTGGTTTCGGCCGCGACCTCGCCGGCGCTGCTCGCGCGCATGCGCGAGGCCGAGAACCGCAGCGCCGACCCGTACCGCCTGAGCGAGCACTTCGACCGCCTGACGCGCGCCCTGTGGGGCGAGGTCGGCGGCGCGGCGCCGGCGGCGATGAAGGCGCTCGACGGCACGGGCACGCGTCGCGACGTGCAGCGCGCCTACGTGGACCGGCTCGCGGCGATGGTCACCGGCGAGCTGGCGGTGAACGACGACGCGCTGTCGCTCGCGCGCCTGCAGCTCCAGCGCATTGACGCCCGCTGCGCGCGGGTGCTGGCGCTGGCGGCGCCGCTCGGCGACAACACGCGCGCGCACCTGCTCGAGGCGCGGGCGCGCATCAAGCGTGCGCTCGAGGCGGGAACCGACGTGAGTGGTGGCGCGGCCGCAGGGGCGCGCGGCCAGCGGGCGGCGGACGGGACGCGCTGATCACGACCGCCCCGGTCCGCGAGATGCGGGCCGGGGCGGTGTCGCATCGCATCGCTTCGACCGGTGGCGGCGTCACGCAGCACTGCTCGTCGGGGGCGGGACCTTTCGGGCGCCGGGTGGGGCGAGGCTCCGGAGGGCGTGCTTCTCACGGTCTTCGAGGGAGGCGTCGGGGAGTGCGCGGGCCGCGGCCGTTGCGGCTTCCTTCGCCTCGGCGAGGCGGAAGCGGAGCTTGCGCAGCCAGGGCATCGCTTCTTCGGCGCAGGCGCGGGCGGCTTCGTTCGCAGCGAGTTCGCGGGCGTAGGCCTCGCTTCGGGTGCGTTCGGATTCGGCGGGAAGAGGATCGGCCGGGCGGCCGCGCCGCCCGCCGGCGCCGCGAGGGCGATGACGCAGGCGAGCAGGGCTATCGGCAGCGGGCGGCGGCGAGCGTCTCGGGAACATCTGCCTCGCTTGCACCATTGGGAGCAACTAGCGCTGGCGCTAGTGAACCGTTCGACGGCTCCGGCGGCGCAAGCTGCTCCATGGCCATGGGCTGCGCCTTTGCGGCCCGCTCGGCGAGCAGCTCCTGCACCTGCCGCTTCGTCAGGCGAGCGGCGACCGCGATCAGCTCGGCCACGTTCTCCCGGGTCAGCGCCGGCGCGAGCAGGTTCACGGTCGTGAGCGTCAGCCGTCCGTCGGCGACGGCGTCGAAGAGCGCGGGGAACTCGCGTGCGGCCCGGGCGGCGTCGATGCGGCGGTAGGCGGCGTACTCGCACAGGTGCCACTCGGCGCCTGCTTTCTCGCCCCGTGAAGCCCGAGCTCTTTGCGCGGCGCGTCCGCCCCGCGCCCGCTACTTCTTGAGCACCCGGTACGCGTGCCCCCACTGCCCGGCGAGGAACCCCGGCGCGCACCAGAGGATGCAGAGCGGCTCGATCGCGCGCGCGCCCTCGACGCCGCCGATGTCCTGCCACTCCCAGCCGAACCTCGCGAGCACGTCCTGCACCTGCTTCTTGGCGCCGGCGTCGTTCCCGCACATGAACATCGTCGGCTTCTCGCCGCCGAAGTCGGGATTCACCATGTGCGCGTTGCCGACGCACGAGAACGCCTTCACGAAGTGGGCCTGCGGAGCGA harbors:
- a CDS encoding zinc-dependent metalloprotease, with protein sequence MKRKSFTTFPIMLGALALAVLVGAGPAGAADKDKDRNKDRGGATPAAPEKPEKPFTDWKKLTKDAEAKPGFFTLWKKRDNLYLEISPDQLGKPFLYVVSIARGIGGNFVLGGLPLDDRMLRFERVGDRVLLYDVNTRFTAPKNLPIDRALDLSIPNSVLASFKIESEQDSTKHLLVDAAGWFVSDATDLAERLKGALGNVSVRFDKERSAVTGVKAFPRNCEVEALLTFSPNDRSRLSVEAVPDERYIPVSVHYSLCALPETPMAERWADNRVGYFLGAVKDFSRDDKESFWLRHVNRWRLEKKDPTAAVSEVVKPITFYVDWTVPEKFRPWVKEGVENWQKAFAAAGLQHAIVAVDAPKDDPDWDAEDTRYSTVRWITSNEPSFGAIGPSRVDPRTGEIFDADILFEASMFQSYANAYRRYVDPQAMAATLLPESRLAALPRGLGLGDLCTLGDALSEGGSLQHVAMLMDDAIPPGAPIPDAYLHRAVVWAVMHEVGHTLGLRHNFRSSTSTPDDRLQDKAWTEANGLYSSVMEYPSPNIDYTHRQQGDYWTTTPGTYDLWAIRYGYTPSNATDPDSDYAFARRIADESLQAGHEYSTDEDTYPADAPDPRSNIYDLGNDPLQFAKDRTTYIAGLWRNPKLEDRIVGGSGDLTALRRAMVTLLQQYGIASGMAVKYLGGSYLSRVERGQPGERDPIVPVPAALQRDALAFLSQRVWAAGALDAPPALLDRMAPSRWSHWGMGPGGVFAGRQDFNWNDYVLAVQSGLVSAATSPALLARMREAENRSADPYRLSEHFDRLTRALWGEVGGAAPAAMKALDGTGTRRDVQRAYVDRLAAMVTGELAVNDDALSLARLQLQRIDARCARVLALAAPLGDNTRAHLLEARARIKRALEAGTDVSGGAAAGARGQRAADGTR